A single region of the Methylocystis echinoides genome encodes:
- a CDS encoding ChbG/HpnK family deacetylase, producing MAKDRIIALCADDYGLSYGVSMGILEALDAGRLTAVSALVNSPRWPAMGRELRRRGANADVGLHFNLTLGRPLGPMPGFAPQGTFPPVSAVIRMALRRKLPMEEIRAEIDRQLDRFEAVMERRPDFVDGHQHVHGLPGIREALIEAMTSRRLAGKAWLRNAADGLHRIALRRAHARKALAVRGLSSGFRHAAQLHGFATNDSFAGFSDFDPGKDYARAFETYLRAPGRRHLVMCHPGHVDDELKAQDPVTITREQELAFLLSPRFPEMLEKRGLKLARLSEATG from the coding sequence ATGGCGAAAGACCGGATCATCGCGCTATGTGCGGACGATTACGGCCTGTCCTACGGGGTGAGCATGGGCATTCTGGAGGCGCTGGACGCCGGGCGCCTCACGGCCGTCTCGGCCCTCGTCAACAGCCCGCGCTGGCCCGCCATGGGGCGCGAGCTCCGCCGCCGCGGCGCGAACGCCGACGTCGGCCTGCATTTCAACCTGACGCTTGGCCGACCGCTCGGGCCGATGCCGGGCTTCGCGCCGCAGGGGACGTTCCCGCCGGTTTCGGCGGTGATCCGCATGGCCCTGCGCCGCAAGCTGCCCATGGAGGAGATCCGCGCCGAGATCGACCGCCAGCTCGACCGCTTCGAGGCGGTGATGGAGCGCCGGCCGGATTTCGTCGACGGCCATCAGCATGTGCACGGGCTGCCGGGGATTCGCGAGGCGCTCATCGAGGCCATGACCTCGCGCCGTCTCGCCGGCAAGGCGTGGCTGCGCAACGCCGCCGACGGGCTGCATCGCATCGCGCTGCGCCGCGCCCATGCGCGCAAGGCGCTGGCGGTGCGCGGCCTGTCGTCGGGCTTCCGCCACGCCGCGCAGCTGCACGGCTTCGCCACCAACGACAGTTTCGCGGGCTTCTCGGACTTCGATCCGGGCAAGGATTACGCGCGGGCCTTCGAGACCTATCTGCGCGCGCCGGGGCGCCGGCATCTCGTCATGTGCCATCCCGGCCATGTCGACGACGAGCTGAAGGCGCAGGACCCGGTGACGATCACGCGCGAACAGGAACTCGCCTTCCTGCTCTCGCCGCGCTTCCCCGAGATGCTCGAAAAGCGCGGGCTGAAGCTCGCGCGGCTGAGCGAGGCGACGGGGTAG
- the nadC gene encoding carboxylating nicotinate-nucleotide diphosphorylase translates to MIFELPSFAVEDAVRAALAEDLGRAGDVTTQATIPASATASAVIASREAGVIAGLPLARAAFSLVSPETAFESWVRDGDEVEPGALVARIDGPARAILSAERVALNYLGRLSGVASLTARYAARVAHTKAKICDTRKTTPLLRAFEKYAVRCGGGANHRFGLDDAVLIKDNHIAVAGGVVPALRAAKAFVGHLMKIEIEVDTLDQLQDVLREGADAVLLDNMSTEELRQAVAMVNGRMICEASGGVNLDTVGAIAETGVDLISVGALTHSAKVLDLGLDIAIL, encoded by the coding sequence ATGATCTTCGAACTCCCGTCCTTCGCCGTTGAAGACGCCGTGCGCGCCGCGCTCGCGGAAGACCTTGGCCGCGCCGGCGACGTCACCACGCAGGCGACCATTCCGGCCTCGGCCACGGCCAGCGCGGTGATCGCCTCGCGGGAGGCGGGCGTCATCGCCGGGCTGCCGCTGGCGCGCGCGGCCTTCTCGCTGGTCTCGCCCGAAACGGCGTTCGAAAGCTGGGTCCGCGACGGCGACGAGGTGGAGCCCGGCGCGCTGGTCGCGCGCATCGACGGCCCGGCGCGCGCCATTCTCTCCGCCGAGCGCGTGGCGCTGAATTACCTTGGCCGCCTCTCCGGCGTGGCGTCGCTCACGGCGCGCTACGCGGCGCGCGTGGCGCATACGAAGGCGAAAATCTGCGACACGCGCAAGACGACGCCGCTGCTGCGCGCATTCGAGAAATATGCGGTGCGCTGCGGCGGCGGCGCCAATCATCGCTTCGGGCTCGACGACGCCGTGCTCATCAAGGACAATCACATCGCGGTGGCTGGCGGCGTTGTCCCTGCCCTGCGCGCCGCAAAGGCGTTCGTCGGCCATCTGATGAAAATCGAGATCGAGGTGGACACGCTCGATCAGTTGCAGGACGTGCTGCGGGAAGGCGCCGACGCGGTGCTGCTCGACAACATGTCGACGGAGGAATTGCGTCAGGCCGTGGCGATGGTGAACGGCCGGATGATCTGCGAGGCGTCCGGCGGCGTCAATCTCGACACGGTCGGCGCCATCGCCGAGACCGGCGTCGACCTGATCTCCGTCGGCGCGCTCACCCATTCGGCGAAGGTGCTCGATCTGGGTCTGGATATTGCGATCCTTTGA
- a CDS encoding L-aspartate oxidase, producing MPEKLPPIIIVGGGLAGVFCALKLAPRPVAILAPTPVGASGSSYWAQGGIAAAVSEGDTPEHHADDTVAAGGGIVDRDIALGMAQEARARVDDLAAMGAPFDRRDGGAFAPSQEAAHSHRRIVRVTGDAAGRAIMQTLEQQVARAPSVTVVDGYSAQQILTRDRRVVGVRARHASGRICDIPCSALVLATGGVGHLYRVTTNPVEARGVGVAMAARAGAIIADAEFVQFHPTAIDIDADPAPLATEALRGEGAIIVDREGRRFLLDATPAGELGPRDIVARCVFASIKAGRGAFLDARAAVGAAFPQKFPTVYGSCMRAGIDPVAQPIPIAPAAHYHMGGVWTDARGRSSLDGLWAIGEVASTGVHGANRLASNSLLEAVVFGARAAADIAAIELPDIDPRVASDRAEPLAHDRDFAVVEQLRDLMSANVGVIRDAAGLTGAMRAIRRLSARTSDIEISNMLTTALMIAASAWVRRESRGAQFRSDFPNADPAFASRSRMTLAEALKLADEVSA from the coding sequence ATGCCGGAAAAGCTCCCTCCCATCATCATCGTCGGCGGCGGACTGGCCGGCGTGTTCTGCGCGCTGAAACTCGCGCCGCGTCCCGTCGCCATTCTCGCGCCGACGCCGGTCGGCGCCAGCGGCTCTTCCTATTGGGCGCAGGGCGGAATCGCCGCGGCGGTCTCGGAAGGCGACACGCCCGAACATCACGCCGACGACACCGTGGCGGCGGGCGGCGGCATCGTCGACCGCGACATCGCCCTCGGCATGGCGCAGGAAGCGCGCGCGCGCGTCGACGACCTCGCCGCCATGGGCGCGCCTTTCGACCGCCGCGACGGCGGCGCCTTCGCGCCCTCGCAGGAGGCCGCGCATTCGCACCGGCGCATCGTGCGCGTGACCGGCGACGCCGCGGGCCGCGCCATCATGCAGACGCTCGAGCAGCAGGTGGCGCGGGCGCCCTCCGTCACCGTCGTCGACGGTTATTCGGCGCAGCAGATCCTGACGCGCGACCGCCGCGTCGTCGGCGTGCGCGCCCGCCACGCCTCCGGCCGCATCTGCGATATCCCCTGCTCGGCGCTGGTGCTGGCGACCGGCGGCGTCGGCCATCTCTATCGGGTGACGACCAATCCGGTCGAGGCGCGCGGCGTCGGCGTCGCCATGGCGGCGCGCGCCGGCGCGATCATCGCGGACGCGGAATTCGTGCAGTTCCACCCCACCGCCATCGACATCGACGCCGATCCCGCGCCGCTCGCCACCGAGGCGCTGCGCGGCGAGGGCGCGATCATCGTGGACCGCGAAGGCCGCCGCTTCCTGCTCGACGCCACGCCGGCGGGCGAACTCGGTCCGCGCGACATTGTCGCGCGCTGCGTCTTCGCCAGCATCAAGGCCGGACGCGGCGCCTTTCTCGACGCCCGCGCGGCGGTGGGCGCGGCCTTTCCGCAGAAATTTCCTACCGTCTATGGAAGCTGCATGCGCGCCGGCATCGATCCGGTGGCTCAGCCCATCCCCATCGCGCCGGCGGCGCATTATCACATGGGCGGCGTCTGGACCGACGCGCGCGGGCGCAGCAGCCTCGACGGTCTCTGGGCCATCGGCGAGGTCGCCTCGACCGGCGTGCACGGCGCCAACCGGCTCGCCTCCAATTCCCTCCTGGAGGCGGTTGTGTTCGGCGCGCGGGCGGCGGCGGACATTGCGGCGATCGAGCTGCCGGACATCGATCCGCGTGTGGCGTCGGACCGCGCCGAGCCCCTGGCGCATGACCGCGATTTCGCGGTTGTCGAGCAATTGCGCGATCTCATGTCCGCCAATGTCGGCGTCATCCGCGACGCCGCCGGCCTCACCGGCGCGATGCGGGCGATCCGGCGACTTTCCGCGCGCACGAGCGACATCGAGATTTCCAACATGCTGACCACGGCGCTGATGATCGCCGCTTCCGCCTGGGTCCGGCGCGAAAGCCGGGGCGCGCAGTTCCGCTCGGATTTCCCGAACGCCGATCCCGCCTTCGCCAGCCGCTCGCGGATGACTCTGGCGGAGGCGTTGAAACTGGCCGATGAGGTGAGCGCGTGA
- a CDS encoding DUF4202 domain-containing protein produces the protein MPALEATLAAIDAANAEDPRRVDGRAFETLYAERMSACLAALYPDASDLLKIAARAQHLRRWDIPRADYPEGRRGYNDWRRACRVHHANLAGAFMRANGYDDAAIAHVGALIRKEQLKKDPESQALENVAAVVFLEHYFAEFLAKYDGYDDDKIVDILGKTLCKMSPKGHAAALALPLSDRARALVAAAVAKEAAALERLAAVSLD, from the coding sequence ATGCCCGCGCTCGAAGCGACACTCGCAGCCATCGACGCCGCCAACGCCGAAGACCCCCGAAGGGTCGACGGCCGCGCCTTCGAGACCCTTTATGCGGAACGCATGAGCGCATGCCTCGCGGCGCTCTACCCCGACGCCTCCGATCTGCTGAAGATCGCCGCGCGCGCGCAGCACCTGCGGCGCTGGGACATTCCCCGCGCCGACTATCCCGAGGGAAGGCGCGGCTACAATGACTGGCGGCGCGCCTGCCGCGTCCATCACGCCAACCTGGCGGGGGCGTTCATGCGCGCCAATGGCTACGACGACGCGGCCATCGCCCATGTCGGCGCGCTGATCCGCAAGGAGCAGCTCAAGAAAGACCCTGAATCGCAGGCGCTGGAGAATGTCGCCGCGGTCGTCTTCCTCGAGCATTACTTCGCCGAGTTCCTCGCCAAATACGACGGCTACGACGACGACAAGATCGTCGACATCCTCGGCAAGACCTTGTGCAAGATGTCGCCGAAGGGCCATGCCGCCGCCCTCGCCCTGCCCCTTTCGGATCGCGCCCGCGCGCTTGTCGCGGCGGCGGTGGCGAAGGAAGCGGCGGCGCTCGAGCGGCTCGCCGCCGTTTCGCTCGACTGA
- the nadA gene encoding quinolinate synthase NadA, translating into MTFHSAKIDVASAAAAHPAGRLPVLPRPNLDWTPEVEAATAHLYERVARVIPPVEWPFHAPYVKAINDIKKTRNAVILAHNYQTPEIYHCVSDYIGDSLQLAKLAAQSDAQVIVQGGVYFMAETSKILNPEKTVLIPDAEAGCSLAASITAADIRALRREYPGVPIVAYVNTSADVKAEVDICCTSSNAVKVVESLGVDTVIMVPDRFLAQNVAAQTKVKIIAWHGACEVHELFTAQEILGFKADHPGLKVIAHPECPREVVEVSDFSGSTAAMIDYVRKEKPARVMLVTECSMADNVAAETKGTEFIRPCNFCPHMKRITLPKILDALLDLREEVIVDPAIAARARVSVQRMIDLG; encoded by the coding sequence ATGACCTTCCACTCCGCAAAAATCGACGTTGCGTCGGCCGCCGCCGCGCATCCGGCGGGCCGTCTGCCGGTCCTGCCCCGTCCCAATCTCGACTGGACCCCCGAGGTGGAGGCCGCGACGGCGCATCTCTACGAGCGCGTCGCCCGGGTGATTCCGCCGGTCGAATGGCCGTTTCACGCGCCTTACGTAAAGGCCATCAATGACATCAAGAAGACGCGCAATGCGGTGATTCTGGCGCATAATTACCAGACCCCGGAAATCTATCACTGCGTCTCCGATTATATCGGCGACAGCCTCCAGCTCGCCAAGCTGGCGGCGCAGTCGGACGCGCAGGTGATCGTGCAGGGCGGCGTCTACTTCATGGCCGAGACCTCGAAGATCCTGAACCCGGAAAAGACGGTGCTCATTCCGGACGCGGAAGCGGGCTGTTCGCTCGCGGCCTCCATCACCGCCGCGGATATTCGCGCGCTGCGCCGCGAATATCCGGGCGTGCCGATCGTCGCCTATGTGAACACGTCGGCGGATGTGAAGGCCGAGGTCGACATCTGCTGCACCTCCTCCAACGCCGTGAAGGTCGTCGAGAGCCTCGGCGTCGATACGGTCATCATGGTCCCCGACAGATTTCTGGCGCAGAACGTCGCCGCGCAGACGAAGGTGAAGATCATCGCCTGGCATGGCGCGTGTGAAGTACACGAATTGTTCACGGCGCAGGAAATTCTCGGCTTCAAGGCCGATCACCCCGGGCTGAAGGTGATTGCGCATCCCGAATGCCCGCGCGAAGTCGTCGAAGTCTCGGACTTCTCCGGCTCGACGGCGGCGATGATCGACTATGTGCGCAAGGAGAAGCCGGCGCGGGTGATGCTCGTGACGGAATGCTCCATGGCGGACAATGTCGCGGCCGAGACGAAGGGCACGGAGTTCATCCGGCCGTGCAATTTCTGCCCGCACATGAAGCGCATCACGCTGCCGAAGATTCTCGACGCGCTGCTGGACCTGCGCGAGGAAGTGATCGTCGATCCCGCGATTGCGGCGCGGGCGCGGGTCAGCGTGCAGCGGATGATCGATCTCGGGTAA
- a CDS encoding aspartate carbamoyltransferase catalytic subunit, giving the protein MQPDVRIFPHRHLLGIEGLRRPDIENLLDFAEQAVEVSRQVEKKKSILRGRTQINLFYEPSTRTQASFEIAGKRLGADVMNMSVARSSESKGETLLDTAMTLNAMRPDIIVVRHAQAGAAHLLARKVDCSVVNAGDGAHEHPTQALLDALTIRRNKGRIEGLTVAICGDILHSRVARSNMILLSALGARLRVVGPSTLAPDSLSRLGLEVHHDMRRGLDGADIVMMLRLQRERMSGALAPSAREYFHFFGLDEEKLALAAPDALVMHPGPMNRGVEIDSAVADSPRSLIREQVEMGVAVRMAVLEALAQHLPNV; this is encoded by the coding sequence ATGCAGCCCGACGTTCGAATCTTCCCGCACCGGCATCTTCTGGGCATCGAGGGGCTCAGGCGGCCCGATATCGAGAACCTTCTCGACTTTGCCGAGCAGGCGGTCGAGGTGTCGCGGCAGGTCGAGAAGAAGAAGTCGATCCTGCGCGGGCGCACGCAGATCAACCTGTTTTACGAGCCCTCGACGCGCACGCAGGCCTCTTTCGAGATTGCCGGCAAGCGGCTGGGCGCGGATGTGATGAACATGTCCGTGGCGCGCTCGTCCGAATCCAAGGGCGAGACGCTGCTCGACACGGCGATGACGCTGAACGCCATGCGGCCCGACATCATCGTCGTGCGCCATGCGCAAGCGGGGGCGGCGCATCTGCTCGCCCGCAAGGTCGACTGCTCGGTCGTCAACGCTGGCGATGGCGCGCACGAACACCCCACGCAGGCGCTGCTCGACGCGCTGACCATCCGCCGCAACAAGGGCCGCATCGAGGGCCTGACCGTGGCGATCTGCGGCGACATCCTGCATTCGCGCGTGGCGCGGTCCAACATGATCCTGCTGTCGGCGCTGGGCGCGCGGCTGCGGGTGGTCGGGCCGTCGACGCTTGCGCCGGACAGCCTCTCGCGTCTGGGCCTCGAGGTCCATCACGACATGCGGCGTGGCCTCGACGGCGCGGATATCGTGATGATGCTGCGGCTTCAGCGTGAGCGCATGTCCGGCGCGCTGGCGCCGAGCGCGCGCGAATATTTCCATTTCTTCGGCCTCGACGAGGAGAAGCTCGCGCTTGCCGCGCCCGATGCGCTGGTCATGCATCCCGGGCCGATGAACCGGGGCGTCGAGATCGATTCCGCCGTCGCCGACAGCCCCCGCTCGCTGATCCGCGAGCAGGTGGAGATGGGCGTCGCGGTGCGCATGGCGGTTCTCGAGGCTCTCGCGCAGCACCTGCCGAATGTGTAA
- the cysK gene encoding cysteine synthase A, whose amino-acid sequence MSKDKAFTPPAKPGRGRIYDSIIQTIGDTPLVRLDRIAAQKGVKANLLAKLEFFNPISSVKDRIGVSMIDALESAGKITPGQSVLIEPTSGNTGIALAFVAAARGYRLILVMPESMSIERRKMLALLGAELVLTPAAQGMKGALAKAGELAAETPGAVIPQQFENPANPEIHRVTTAEEIWNDTAGHVDYFVSGVGTGGTITGVGQVLKQRNPALRVVAVEPEDSAVLSGRPPGPHKIQGIGAGFVPPILDRGVIDEIVTIGNQTAFETARLLARVEGIPVGISSGAAVAAALELGSRPEAEGKNIVLIIPSFAERYLSTALFEGL is encoded by the coding sequence ATGTCGAAGGATAAGGCTTTCACACCGCCGGCGAAGCCGGGCCGTGGCCGGATTTACGACTCCATCATCCAGACCATTGGCGACACCCCGCTGGTGCGTCTCGACCGCATCGCGGCGCAGAAGGGCGTGAAGGCCAATCTTCTCGCCAAGCTCGAATTCTTCAATCCCATCTCGAGCGTCAAGGACCGCATCGGCGTCTCCATGATCGACGCGCTGGAAAGCGCCGGCAAGATCACCCCCGGCCAGTCCGTGCTGATCGAGCCGACCTCCGGCAACACCGGCATTGCGCTCGCCTTCGTCGCGGCGGCGCGCGGCTACCGGCTCATTCTGGTCATGCCGGAGTCCATGTCGATCGAGCGCCGCAAGATGCTCGCGCTGCTCGGCGCCGAACTCGTCCTGACCCCGGCCGCGCAAGGCATGAAGGGCGCGCTCGCCAAGGCCGGCGAACTCGCCGCCGAGACCCCCGGCGCGGTCATTCCGCAACAGTTCGAGAATCCGGCCAATCCGGAAATCCACCGCGTCACCACCGCGGAAGAGATCTGGAACGACACAGCCGGCCATGTCGATTATTTCGTCTCCGGCGTCGGCACCGGCGGCACCATCACGGGCGTCGGCCAGGTGCTCAAGCAGCGCAACCCGGCGCTGCGGGTCGTGGCGGTCGAGCCGGAGGATTCCGCCGTGCTCTCCGGCCGTCCGCCGGGACCGCACAAGATTCAGGGCATCGGCGCCGGTTTCGTGCCGCCGATCCTGGATCGCGGCGTCATCGACGAGATTGTGACCATCGGCAATCAGACCGCCTTCGAGACGGCGCGCCTCCTGGCGCGCGTCGAGGGCATTCCGGTCGGTATTTCGTCGGGCGCGGCGGTCGCCGCGGCGCTGGAGTTGGGGAGCCGCCCGGAGGCCGAGGGCAAGAATATCGTGCTGATCATCCCCTCCTTCGCCGAGCGCTATCTGTCGACGGCGCTGTTCGAGGGGCTTTGA
- a CDS encoding sulfite exporter TauE/SafE family protein: protein MFSFADALHAFNPLYSVSGFFVGALVGFTGVGGGSLMTPILVLLFGVTPTTAVGTDLLYAAITKTNGTLVHALNGTVDWRITRRLACGSIPATIITLLTLGWLGHKAGHAANGLITSALGFALLLTAAAILFRKWILDYIAHHLDSLSETRVCWLTITLGVFLGVLVSISSVGAGALGMTILLALYPRTQTVRLVGSDIAHAVPLTFVAGFGHWLLGGVDWLLLFSLLVGSLPGIAIGSHLAARVPDHFLRPVLATMMAAVGVKLSI from the coding sequence ATGTTTTCCTTCGCCGATGCGCTCCACGCGTTCAATCCGCTGTATTCGGTTTCGGGCTTCTTCGTCGGCGCGCTGGTGGGCTTCACGGGCGTGGGCGGCGGCTCGCTGATGACGCCGATCCTCGTCCTGCTGTTCGGCGTCACGCCGACGACGGCGGTGGGCACCGACCTGCTCTACGCGGCCATCACCAAGACGAACGGCACATTGGTGCATGCGCTGAACGGAACGGTCGACTGGCGCATTACCCGTCGCCTCGCCTGTGGCTCGATCCCGGCGACGATCATCACGCTGCTGACGCTCGGCTGGCTGGGCCACAAGGCCGGCCATGCCGCCAATGGGCTGATCACCTCCGCGCTGGGCTTCGCGCTGCTGCTCACCGCAGCCGCCATCCTGTTCCGCAAGTGGATCCTCGACTACATCGCCCACCATCTCGACAGTCTCAGCGAGACGCGCGTGTGCTGGCTGACGATCACCCTTGGCGTGTTCCTCGGCGTGCTGGTGTCGATCTCCTCGGTGGGCGCGGGCGCGCTGGGCATGACGATCCTGCTCGCCCTCTATCCGCGCACGCAGACGGTGCGGCTCGTCGGCTCCGACATCGCCCACGCCGTGCCATTGACCTTCGTGGCAGGCTTCGGTCATTGGTTGCTCGGCGGCGTCGACTGGCTGCTGCTGTTCTCGCTGCTCGTCGGCTCCCTGCCGGGCATCGCCATCGGGAGCCATCTCGCCGCGCGCGTTCCGGACCATTTCCTGCGGCCGGTGCTCGCGACGATGATGGCGGCGGTCGGCGTCAAGCTGTCGATCTAG
- a CDS encoding RrF2 family transcriptional regulator — protein MLTKKAKYGLKAMVYLAGIEPGQTALVADIAAENQIPKKFLDAILSELRNAGFVHSKKGKGGGYMLARLPAEISVGNLVRTLDGPLAPIQCASRRLYRKCDDCVDETHCAVRLVMLEARDAIARVLDNMSLEQMRAVGEGGMQLLEGKPRKKPVRAAMDMA, from the coding sequence ATGCTCACGAAAAAGGCCAAATACGGTCTGAAGGCGATGGTGTATCTGGCCGGGATCGAACCCGGGCAAACGGCGCTTGTCGCGGACATCGCCGCCGAAAACCAGATCCCCAAGAAATTCCTCGACGCCATTTTGAGCGAACTGCGCAACGCCGGTTTCGTTCACTCCAAGAAAGGCAAGGGCGGCGGCTACATGCTGGCGCGTCTGCCGGCGGAGATCAGCGTCGGCAATCTCGTGCGCACGCTCGACGGTCCGCTCGCGCCGATCCAGTGCGCAAGCCGCAGGCTGTACCGCAAATGCGACGACTGCGTCGACGAGACGCACTGCGCCGTGCGGCTGGTGATGCTGGAGGCGCGCGACGCGATCGCGCGCGTTCTCGACAATATGTCTCTGGAGCAGATGCGCGCGGTCGGAGAAGGCGGCATGCAGCTTCTGGAGGGCAAGCCGCGGAAAAAGCCCGTCCGGGCGGCCATGGACATGGCGTGA
- a CDS encoding protein-L-isoaspartate O-methyltransferase family protein: MSEAAVATVRQYAEQGQSAAELRRTMVERQLRPFDLTDVPLLERFLNIPREVFLPASQETLAYSDLAVTVRGAGGHRRTLLPPLVLARMLQGGLPRPGEKALAIGGAGYSAAILSALVGEVVALESDPELAARARDGLAALGAQNARVEVAPMGQGCPVHAPYDVIYVEGAVETGLDTLFAQLTPNGRLVAIVTPEPGAGWQVVRFERQAGQAAGRISLLSAGAPILEGFARAPSFIF; this comes from the coding sequence ATGTCGGAAGCAGCGGTGGCGACGGTCCGTCAGTATGCGGAACAGGGGCAATCGGCGGCGGAGCTGCGCCGCACAATGGTCGAGCGCCAGCTGCGTCCCTTCGACCTGACGGACGTGCCGCTCCTCGAGCGTTTTCTCAACATTCCGCGCGAAGTTTTCCTGCCGGCGAGCCAGGAGACGCTCGCCTATTCCGACCTCGCCGTGACGGTGCGGGGCGCCGGCGGCCATCGCCGCACGCTGCTGCCGCCGCTCGTTCTGGCGCGTATGCTGCAGGGCGGTCTGCCGCGCCCGGGCGAAAAGGCGCTGGCCATTGGCGGCGCCGGCTATTCGGCGGCGATCCTGTCGGCGCTCGTGGGCGAGGTGGTTGCGCTGGAAAGCGATCCGGAACTGGCGGCGCGCGCGCGCGACGGGCTTGCGGCGCTGGGCGCGCAGAACGCGCGGGTCGAGGTCGCGCCGATGGGGCAGGGTTGCCCCGTCCATGCGCCCTATGACGTGATTTATGTCGAAGGCGCCGTCGAGACCGGCCTCGACACGCTCTTCGCCCAGCTGACGCCGAATGGCCGGCTGGTCGCGATCGTGACGCCCGAGCCGGGCGCCGGATGGCAGGTCGTTCGCTTCGAACGGCAGGCCGGCCAGGCGGCCGGGCGCATTTCGCTCCTGAGCGCTGGCGCGCCCATTCTGGAAGGTTTCGCGAGGGCGCCGTCGTTCATCTTCTGA
- a CDS encoding TolC family outer membrane protein: MDCAALSKPQAARVRTAVRGAATALALLLACQSPARAESLLSALARAYNGNPDLNQSRAAVRARDEDAPKALAGMRPKANIQASAGPQYANLRFPAGRNADGQRQYSLEEYTGWPRGTTFNMQQNIFDGGRTENSVKQAESSIFAARATMRLTEQAILQNGATAYMNVLRDTAVMNLRKNNIAVLEQQLKQTQDRFQVGEVTRTDVAQAEASLAQARSEFYAAQAQLKNSVANYHQLIGDDPKNLQPGASVEPLLPKNLNDAIQVALVEHPGVVSAVHQVDAAELAVKVAESALMPNLSVNTQVSNQYDSFLGIPGTRQFSAAAAAQLNIPLYQGGAEYASIRQAKEQLGQARLNADLQRDSVRASVVSSYGLLETAKASIISGQAAVRAAETALAGVREEAKVGQRTTLDVLNAQQALLNARVSLVISQRDRVVASYAVLGAIGRLSAQELDLNVALYDPTIHYEQVKTKWWGTQTPDGR; encoded by the coding sequence ATGGACTGTGCGGCGTTGAGCAAGCCGCAGGCGGCCCGCGTCCGGACCGCTGTGCGCGGGGCGGCGACGGCCCTCGCGCTTCTTCTCGCCTGTCAGAGTCCCGCGAGGGCGGAATCGCTCTTGTCGGCGCTGGCGCGCGCCTATAACGGCAATCCCGACCTCAACCAGAGCCGCGCCGCTGTTCGCGCCCGCGACGAGGATGCGCCGAAGGCGCTCGCCGGCATGCGGCCCAAGGCGAACATCCAGGCCTCGGCCGGCCCGCAATACGCCAATCTGCGCTTTCCCGCGGGACGCAACGCAGACGGCCAGAGACAGTATTCGCTCGAGGAATACACGGGTTGGCCGCGCGGCACGACCTTCAACATGCAGCAGAACATCTTTGACGGCGGGCGCACCGAGAATTCGGTCAAGCAGGCCGAGTCGAGCATATTTGCCGCCCGCGCGACCATGCGGCTGACCGAGCAGGCCATTCTCCAGAACGGCGCCACCGCCTACATGAACGTGCTGCGCGACACGGCGGTGATGAATCTGCGCAAGAACAACATCGCCGTGCTGGAACAGCAGCTCAAGCAGACGCAGGACCGCTTTCAGGTCGGCGAGGTGACGCGCACCGACGTGGCGCAGGCGGAGGCCTCGCTCGCGCAGGCGCGGTCGGAATTTTACGCCGCGCAGGCGCAGCTCAAGAACAGCGTCGCCAATTACCACCAGCTCATCGGCGACGACCCCAAGAATTTGCAGCCGGGCGCCTCCGTCGAGCCGCTGCTGCCGAAAAACCTGAACGACGCGATACAGGTCGCGCTCGTCGAACATCCCGGCGTGGTGTCGGCCGTCCACCAGGTCGACGCGGCGGAACTCGCGGTGAAGGTCGCCGAGAGCGCGCTGATGCCGAACCTGTCGGTCAACACGCAGGTTTCAAACCAGTACGACTCCTTCCTGGGCATTCCCGGCACACGGCAGTTCTCCGCGGCGGCTGCGGCCCAGCTCAATATTCCCCTTTATCAGGGCGGCGCCGAATACGCCTCCATCCGGCAGGCGAAGGAGCAGCTCGGGCAGGCGCGTCTCAACGCCGATCTTCAGCGCGACAGCGTGCGCGCCAGCGTGGTGTCGAGTTACGGCCTGCTGGAGACGGCGAAGGCCTCGATCATCTCGGGGCAGGCGGCGGTCAGGGCGGCGGAGACCGCGCTCGCCGGCGTGCGCGAGGAAGCCAAGGTCGGTCAGCGCACCACGCTCGACGTGCTGAACGCACAGCAGGCGCTGCTCAATGCGCGCGTGAGCCTCGTGATCTCCCAGCGCGACCGCGTGGTGGCCTCTTATGCGGTGCTTGGCGCGATCGGCAGACTTTCTGCACAGGAACTTGATCTCAACGTCGCTTTGTATGATCCGACAATCCATTACGAGCAGGTGAAGACCAAGTGGTGGGGCACGCAAACCCCTGATGGGCGCTGA